One part of the Streptomyces lydicus genome encodes these proteins:
- a CDS encoding LutC/YkgG family protein, with protein MSSRDVVLGRVRRALAAEPRDTGRNEPPVVRDYRRVHGSRTAAQTVELLAENLADYRAVVHRSDPAGLPALIARLLADRGARSVVVPRGLPASWLEAALAASSGLTRIEDRAALTPAELDAVDSVVTGCAVAIAETGTLVLDAGPDQGRRRITLVPDHHVCVVRVPDQVVGSVPQALPRLAPDRPLTWISGPSATSDIELDRVEGVHGPRTLEVILLSASGQSG; from the coding sequence GTGAGCAGCCGGGACGTGGTGCTGGGGCGGGTGCGCCGGGCGCTGGCGGCGGAGCCGCGGGACACGGGGCGGAACGAGCCGCCGGTGGTGCGCGACTACCGGCGGGTGCACGGGTCCCGCACGGCGGCGCAGACCGTCGAACTGCTCGCGGAGAACCTCGCGGACTACCGGGCCGTCGTGCACCGCAGTGACCCGGCCGGGCTTCCGGCGCTGATCGCCCGCCTGCTGGCGGACCGCGGGGCGCGGAGCGTGGTGGTGCCGCGGGGGCTGCCGGCCTCCTGGCTGGAGGCGGCCCTGGCGGCGAGTTCCGGACTCACCCGGATCGAGGACCGGGCCGCGCTCACCCCGGCCGAACTCGATGCCGTGGACAGTGTGGTGACGGGCTGTGCGGTGGCGATCGCGGAGACCGGCACGCTGGTCCTGGACGCCGGCCCCGACCAGGGCAGACGGCGGATCACGCTGGTGCCGGACCATCACGTCTGTGTGGTCCGGGTTCCTGACCAGGTCGTCGGCTCGGTGCCGCAGGCGCTGCCGCGGCTGGCGCCGGACCGGCCGCTGACCTGGATCTCCGGCCCGTCCGCGACCAGTGACATCGAACTCGACCGGGTGGAGGGGGTGCACGGGCCGCGGACGCTGGAGGTGATCCTGCTGTCGGCGTCCGGTCAGTCGGGCTGA
- a CDS encoding glycoside hydrolase family 2 TIM barrel-domain containing protein, with product MNAHRVSRRSLLAAGTALAGWAAFSAQKQSFAAEAAAAGTEGGEWNAQPTVFQVNREAARARLIPYPDTGSALAGDLGRSPYFRSLNGSWRFHWSKNPDERPRDFHRPGYDDSAWDRITVPANWEIEGYPEPIYLNIRYPWIGYETPEPPQVPAGFNPVGSYRRTFTVPGNWRGRRTLLSFQGVKSAFFVWVNGERVGYSEDSYTPAEFDVTDRLKPGANSLAVEVYRWSDGSWLEDQDMIDLSGIFRDVYLYSIPPVHLQDLQVRTDVDGAGRDAGLTVTATVRDRGAGGGRRAGARHASAGYLLTATLHDADGRPVLPKPLTAAVDVVGGKDVTVAPRTTVKAPALWSAEAPHLYTLVVTLTDPSGRTVDIQRTRLGFRSIAYGPGTFTVNGKPLVFRGVNRHESDPDHGQAVTRERMVQDIRIMKQHNINAVRTSHYPNYPDWLDLCDEYGLYVIGEANLESHGVRDRLPASLPEWTDACLDRMRSLVERDKNHPCVVVWSLGNEAGRGSTFRAMADWTHHRDPSRPVHYEGMNDVADLHSEMYAKPDEVEAYGKSGNPKPFILCEYAHSMGNSTGNFQEYWDVIERYPNLHGGFIWDFVDQAIRRPVPGDPRRSYLSYGGDWKPGYPTDGNFCCNGIVSSDRVLHPAIHEVKKVYQVVRMAAADDAVSRIEVTNRQLFLGLDAYELHWEVTRDGERVQHGTLPAPQAAPGARATVQLPLRRPAHPEPGAAYWLNLSFVLRRGTRWADAGHSVAAEQFALPWHAPAPADPSPTGLPPLTLTETGTSVTVHGRDVEVVLDKAGGTLTSYRHRGRTLLTGGPVPNFWRGPTDNDIGRGAQNKLRTWRDAGSGRTVTGVRVSQPSPAEVVIEITATLPTSPAASRWDTVLTVRGDGGIRVRHTLRPGPALPDLPMVGALLTVPAGLTTFDWYGRGPQENYWDRRTAAFVGRHRGTVDAQYGPYVRPQQTGNVTDVRTATLTGRDGSGLRICAEPGPDAPLLELSALHHTPFDLDGPRHPYELARHGETWLGVNHRQMGVGGNDSWGAPPLEKYLLHADRTYGYGYRLSPV from the coding sequence ATGAACGCACACCGTGTGAGTCGCCGGTCGCTCCTCGCCGCCGGCACCGCGCTCGCGGGCTGGGCGGCCTTCTCCGCACAGAAGCAGTCCTTCGCGGCCGAGGCCGCGGCGGCGGGCACCGAGGGCGGCGAGTGGAACGCGCAGCCGACGGTCTTCCAGGTGAACCGCGAGGCGGCCCGGGCGCGGCTCATCCCCTACCCGGACACCGGTTCGGCGCTGGCCGGCGACCTCGGCCGGTCGCCCTATTTCCGCTCGCTGAACGGCAGTTGGCGCTTCCACTGGTCGAAGAACCCGGACGAGCGGCCGCGCGACTTCCACCGGCCGGGCTACGACGACAGCGCCTGGGACCGGATCACGGTGCCCGCCAACTGGGAGATCGAGGGCTACCCCGAGCCGATCTACCTCAACATCAGATACCCGTGGATCGGCTACGAGACGCCGGAACCGCCGCAGGTGCCGGCCGGGTTCAACCCCGTGGGCTCGTACCGCCGCACCTTCACCGTCCCCGGGAACTGGCGCGGCCGCCGCACCCTGCTCTCCTTCCAGGGCGTGAAGTCCGCGTTCTTCGTCTGGGTGAACGGTGAGCGGGTCGGCTACAGCGAGGACAGCTACACCCCCGCCGAGTTCGACGTCACCGACCGGCTGAAGCCCGGCGCGAACTCCCTGGCGGTCGAGGTCTACCGCTGGTCCGACGGCAGTTGGCTGGAGGACCAGGACATGATCGACCTGTCCGGGATCTTCCGCGACGTCTACCTCTACTCCATCCCCCCGGTGCACCTCCAGGACCTGCAGGTCCGCACCGACGTCGACGGAGCTGGCCGCGACGCCGGCCTGACGGTGACCGCGACCGTACGGGACCGGGGAGCGGGCGGTGGGCGCCGGGCCGGGGCGCGGCACGCCTCCGCCGGGTACCTCCTGACCGCCACCCTCCATGACGCCGACGGCCGGCCCGTCCTGCCGAAGCCGCTCACCGCGGCCGTCGACGTCGTCGGCGGCAAGGACGTCACGGTCGCGCCGAGGACCACGGTCAAGGCACCGGCACTGTGGTCGGCGGAGGCACCGCACCTCTACACGCTCGTCGTCACCCTCACCGACCCGTCCGGCCGTACGGTCGACATCCAGCGCACCCGTCTCGGCTTCCGCAGCATCGCCTACGGGCCCGGCACCTTCACCGTCAACGGCAAGCCGCTCGTCTTCCGCGGCGTGAACCGCCACGAGTCCGACCCGGACCACGGCCAGGCCGTCACCAGGGAGCGGATGGTGCAGGACATCCGCATCATGAAGCAGCACAACATCAACGCCGTCCGCACCTCCCACTACCCCAACTACCCGGACTGGCTGGACCTGTGCGACGAATACGGCCTGTACGTCATCGGTGAGGCCAACCTGGAGTCGCACGGGGTCCGCGACCGGCTGCCGGCGAGCCTGCCGGAGTGGACCGACGCCTGTCTGGACCGGATGCGTTCGCTGGTCGAGCGGGACAAGAACCATCCCTGTGTGGTGGTGTGGTCGCTGGGCAACGAGGCGGGCCGGGGCAGCACCTTCCGGGCGATGGCGGACTGGACGCACCACCGCGATCCCTCCCGGCCGGTCCACTACGAGGGCATGAACGACGTCGCCGATCTGCACAGCGAGATGTACGCGAAGCCCGACGAGGTCGAGGCGTACGGGAAGTCCGGCAACCCCAAGCCGTTCATCCTGTGCGAGTACGCGCACTCCATGGGCAACAGCACCGGCAACTTCCAGGAGTACTGGGACGTCATCGAGCGCTACCCCAACCTGCACGGCGGCTTCATCTGGGACTTCGTCGACCAGGCGATCCGCCGTCCGGTCCCCGGCGATCCGCGGCGCAGCTACCTCTCCTACGGCGGCGACTGGAAGCCCGGCTATCCCACCGACGGCAACTTCTGCTGCAACGGCATCGTCTCCTCCGACCGGGTGCTTCACCCGGCGATCCACGAGGTGAAGAAGGTCTACCAGGTGGTGCGGATGGCGGCCGCCGACGACGCGGTCAGCCGGATCGAGGTCACCAACCGGCAGCTCTTCCTGGGGCTCGACGCCTATGAGCTGCACTGGGAGGTCACCCGCGACGGTGAGCGGGTCCAGCACGGCACGCTGCCCGCCCCGCAGGCCGCCCCGGGCGCGCGGGCGACCGTGCAGCTGCCGCTGCGTCGTCCGGCGCACCCGGAACCGGGCGCCGCGTACTGGCTGAACCTCTCGTTCGTCCTGCGCAGGGGCACCCGCTGGGCGGACGCCGGGCACAGCGTGGCGGCCGAGCAGTTCGCCCTGCCCTGGCACGCGCCGGCCCCCGCCGACCCCTCCCCCACCGGCCTGCCGCCGCTCACCCTCACCGAGACCGGCACCTCGGTCACCGTCCACGGCCGGGACGTCGAGGTCGTCCTCGACAAGGCCGGCGGCACCCTCACCTCCTACCGGCACCGTGGCCGGACCCTGCTCACGGGCGGTCCGGTGCCCAATTTCTGGCGCGGCCCGACGGACAACGACATCGGCCGCGGCGCCCAGAACAAGCTCCGTACCTGGCGCGACGCCGGCTCCGGGCGCACCGTCACCGGCGTCCGGGTGTCCCAGCCGTCCCCCGCCGAGGTCGTCATCGAGATCACCGCCACCCTGCCCACCTCCCCGGCCGCCTCCCGCTGGGACACCGTGCTGACCGTGCGCGGCGACGGCGGGATACGCGTGCGGCACACCCTGCGGCCCGGCCCGGCACTGCCCGATCTGCCGATGGTCGGTGCGCTGCTGACCGTGCCGGCCGGTCTGACGACCTTCGACTGGTACGGCCGGGGCCCGCAGGAGAACTACTGGGACCGGCGCACCGCGGCGTTCGTCGGCCGCCACCGCGGCACCGTCGACGCCCAGTACGGCCCGTACGTGCGGCCCCAGCAGACCGGCAACGTCACCGATGTGCGCACCGCGACGCTGACCGGGCGGGACGGCAGCGGGCTGCGGATCTGCGCCGAGCCGGGCCCGGACGCCCCGCTGCTGGAGCTCAGCGCGCTGCACCACACGCCCTTCGACCTGGACGGGCCGCGCCACCCGTACGAGCTGGCCCGCCACGGGGAGACCTGGCTGGGCGTCAACCACCGGCAGATGGGCGTGGGCGGCAACGACTCGTGGGGCGCGCCGCCGCTGGAGAAGTACCTGCTGCACGCGGACCGGACGTACGGCTACGGGTACCGGTTGTCGCCCGTCTGA
- a CDS encoding (Fe-S)-binding protein, producing MRVALFVTCINDLLQPRTGRAVVALLERLGVTVEFPEEQSCCGQPQFNTGYRQATEPLVRRFDRAFRDHDYVVTPSGSCAAMVRDNYPRIGAKAAAEGRGRELSDAAALAVPKTYELTEFLVDVLKVEDVGAYYPHTVTYHPTCHGLRMLGLGDRPRRLLQHVKGLELRELPGAEECCGFGGTFAVKNAAVSAAMGADKVRHIAATGAEAVCTVDNSCLLHIGGTLTRQGSTVRPVHIAEILASTEGSVL from the coding sequence GTGCGCGTAGCACTGTTCGTCACCTGCATCAACGACCTGCTGCAGCCGCGGACGGGCCGCGCGGTGGTGGCGCTGCTGGAGCGACTGGGGGTGACGGTCGAGTTCCCCGAGGAGCAGAGCTGCTGCGGTCAGCCGCAGTTCAACACCGGATACCGGCAGGCGACGGAGCCGCTGGTGCGCCGCTTCGACCGGGCGTTCCGGGACCACGACTACGTGGTCACCCCGTCCGGTTCGTGCGCGGCGATGGTGCGGGACAACTATCCGCGGATCGGGGCGAAGGCGGCGGCCGAGGGGCGCGGGCGGGAGCTGTCCGACGCGGCGGCGCTCGCGGTGCCGAAGACGTACGAACTGACCGAGTTCCTGGTGGACGTGCTGAAGGTGGAGGACGTCGGCGCGTACTACCCGCACACGGTCACCTACCACCCGACCTGCCACGGCCTGCGGATGCTGGGGCTGGGCGACCGGCCGCGGCGGCTGCTCCAGCACGTCAAGGGGCTTGAACTGCGGGAGCTGCCGGGTGCGGAGGAGTGCTGCGGTTTCGGCGGCACCTTCGCCGTGAAGAACGCCGCGGTCTCGGCGGCGATGGGCGCGGACAAGGTCCGGCACATCGCCGCCACCGGCGCGGAGGCGGTCTGTACGGTCGACAACTCCTGTCTGCTGCACATCGGCGGGACGCTCACCCGGCAGGGCTCGACGGTCCGCCCGGTGCACATCGCCGAGATCCTGGCCAGTACGGAAGGGAGTGTGCTGTGA
- a CDS encoding lactate utilization protein B, giving the protein MSGTYLGMPAFPRAADVSTRDTRLRANLTHATHTIRDKRAAAVAELDDWAQLRAAGAAVKDRVLRRLDHYLEQLEAAVTAAGGQVHWAADAEEANRIVTALVRETGEREVVKVKSMATQEIGLNQALEDAGIRAYETDLAELIVQLGDDLPSHILVPAIHRNRAEIRDIFRREMGRWGRPAPEGLSDSPAELAEAARLHLREKFLSAKVGISGANFMVAETGTLVVVESEGNGRMCLTLPETLISVVGIEKVVPTWQDLEIFLQLLPRSSTAERMNPYTSTWTGTTDGDGPRNFHLVLLDNGRTDTLADTVGRQALRCIRCSACLNVCPVYERAGGHAYGSPYPGPIGAILTPQLRGMQGPLEESLPYASSLCGACYEVCPVAIDIPEVLVHLRERVVEGGPVTRGGTRTVVKPARGHAAERAAMRAAAWTFDHPGVLRRGMRLAARTRRLHPRRLPGPGRAWSRTRALPAVPAESFRDWWRRTRGESPSGPTGERGAGE; this is encoded by the coding sequence GTGAGCGGCACCTATCTGGGCATGCCGGCCTTCCCGCGGGCGGCGGACGTCTCCACCCGCGACACCCGGCTGCGCGCCAACCTCACCCACGCCACCCACACCATCCGCGACAAGCGGGCCGCGGCGGTCGCCGAGCTGGACGACTGGGCGCAGCTGCGGGCGGCGGGGGCCGCCGTGAAGGACCGGGTACTGCGCCGGCTCGACCACTATCTGGAGCAGTTGGAGGCCGCGGTCACCGCGGCGGGCGGGCAGGTCCACTGGGCGGCGGACGCCGAGGAGGCCAACCGGATCGTCACCGCGCTGGTGCGGGAGACCGGCGAGCGCGAGGTCGTCAAGGTCAAGTCGATGGCGACGCAGGAGATCGGGTTGAACCAGGCGTTGGAGGACGCCGGTATCCGCGCCTACGAGACGGATCTGGCCGAGCTGATCGTGCAGCTCGGCGACGATCTGCCGTCACACATCCTGGTTCCGGCGATCCACCGCAACCGTGCCGAGATCCGGGACATCTTCCGCCGGGAGATGGGCAGGTGGGGGCGGCCGGCGCCGGAGGGGCTGTCCGACTCCCCCGCCGAGCTGGCCGAGGCGGCCCGGCTGCACCTGCGGGAGAAGTTCCTGTCCGCCAAGGTGGGGATCTCCGGGGCCAACTTCATGGTCGCCGAGACCGGCACGCTCGTCGTCGTGGAGTCGGAGGGCAACGGGCGGATGTGTCTGACCCTGCCCGAGACGCTGATCTCCGTCGTCGGGATCGAGAAGGTGGTGCCCACCTGGCAGGACCTGGAGATCTTCCTGCAGTTGCTGCCCCGCTCGTCGACGGCTGAGCGGATGAATCCGTACACCTCCACCTGGACGGGCACGACGGACGGGGACGGGCCGCGGAACTTCCACCTGGTGCTGCTCGACAACGGGCGGACCGACACCCTCGCCGACACCGTGGGCCGGCAGGCCCTGCGCTGCATCCGCTGCTCGGCGTGCCTGAACGTCTGCCCGGTGTACGAGCGGGCCGGCGGGCATGCGTACGGCTCGCCCTACCCCGGGCCGATCGGCGCCATCCTCACGCCGCAACTGCGGGGAATGCAGGGCCCGTTGGAGGAGTCTTTGCCGTATGCCTCGTCGCTGTGCGGGGCCTGCTACGAGGTGTGCCCGGTGGCCATCGACATTCCCGAGGTGCTGGTGCACCTGCGGGAGCGGGTGGTGGAGGGCGGGCCGGTGACCCGTGGCGGCACGCGGACCGTCGTCAAGCCGGCCAGGGGGCACGCCGCGGAGCGGGCCGCGATGCGCGCCGCGGCCTGGACGTTCGATCATCCGGGGGTGCTGCGCCGCGGGATGCGGCTGGCGGCCCGGACCCGCCGGCTGCATCCGCGGCGGCTGCCGGGGCCGGGACGGGCGTGGTCGCGGACCCGGGCGCTGCCGGCGGTGCCGGCCGAGTCGTTCCGCGACTGGTGGCGGCGCACCCGCGGGGAGTCGCCGAGCGGGCCGACCGGGGAGCGGGGTGCGGGCGAGTGA
- a CDS encoding NUDIX hydrolase — MKQPATHLHLAAAVVVHHGRVLIVRRSYRERFLPGAWGVPCGKLDRGETAESGALRELKEETGLLGAIAAHTGSSSFLSDYQGRRVHNHQENFLVRPLTLEVVLPSADQAFRWARPGELAAAGVDAYNLDVIRQALAARPATAGPHALTARFGPAGQTLAPGPARASGQGLATGPFSSPTSGPERPVRRGRRPSTVESWAAEPRARRRQP; from the coding sequence ATGAAACAGCCCGCAACCCACCTGCATCTGGCCGCGGCGGTGGTCGTGCACCACGGCCGTGTGCTGATCGTGCGCCGCAGCTACCGCGAGCGCTTCCTGCCCGGCGCGTGGGGCGTGCCGTGCGGCAAGCTGGACCGCGGGGAAACCGCCGAGAGCGGCGCCCTGCGGGAGCTGAAGGAGGAGACCGGGCTCCTGGGCGCCATCGCCGCGCACACCGGCTCGTCCAGCTTCCTCAGCGACTACCAGGGCCGGCGCGTCCACAACCACCAGGAGAACTTCCTCGTCCGCCCGCTGACGCTGGAGGTCGTGCTGCCCAGCGCCGACCAGGCGTTTCGCTGGGCGCGGCCGGGCGAGCTGGCCGCCGCCGGAGTCGACGCCTACAACCTCGACGTGATCCGCCAGGCCCTCGCCGCACGCCCGGCCACGGCCGGACCGCACGCCCTGACGGCCCGCTTCGGACCCGCCGGCCAGACCCTCGCACCAGGGCCGGCCCGGGCATCCGGCCAGGGCCTCGCCACCGGCCCGTTCAGCAGCCCAACGAGCGGGCCAGAGCGGCCAGTTCGGCGCGGTAGACGGCCGTCGACAGTGGAGTCTTGGGCGGCGGAGCCGCGCGCCCGGCGCCGGCAACCGTGA